A portion of the Pleuronectes platessa chromosome 15, fPlePla1.1, whole genome shotgun sequence genome contains these proteins:
- the hspb9l gene encoding heat shock protein beta-11, with translation MLCPSVFQPAPVTMRPFLDLHWPVRSLWPETRPLFYHMEQEMIRHMQEVKQSIEHMERLHQKIFDEIDSSSGSKGVFMPIAFQDLGRDGSRFALSLDTKEFSPEELSVKQVGRKLRVSGRTEKKQDDGKGSYSYRCQEFRQEFDLPDGVEPATVSCSLAGGRLQIAAPREGRLSDGKERVVPINVTSAPAITSLSPTSEGPEGSSSSSETSTTDTN, from the coding sequence ATGTTGTGTCCCAGCGTCTTCCAGCCGGCCCCCGTCACCATGAGGCCTTTCCTGGACCTGCACTGGCCCGTCCGCAGCCTGTGGCCCGAGACCCGGCCACTGTTCTACCACATGGAGCAGGAGATGATCCGCCACATGCAGGAGGTGAAGCAGAGCATCGAGCACATGGAGAGGCTGCACCAGAAGATCTTCGACGAGATCGACAGCAGCTCCGGCTCTAAGGGCGTCTTCATGCCCATCGCCTTCCAGGACCTGGGGCGGGATGGCAGCCGCTTCGCCCTCAGCCTGGACACGAAGGAGTTCAGCCCGGaggagctgtcagtcaaacaggTGGGCAGGAAGCTGAGGGTGAGCGGCAGGACGGAGAAGAAGCAGGATGATGGGAAGGGCTCTTACTCGTACCGGTGTCAGGAGTTCAGGCAGGAGTTCGACCTGCCGGACGGCGTTGAACCTGCGACTGTCAGCTGCTCCCTGGCGGGAGGCCGGCTGCAGATCGCGGCCCCCAGGGAGGGGCGCCTTAGCGATGGGAAGGAGAGGGTTGTCCCAATCAATGTCACCTCGGCCCCGGCTATAACCTCTCTGTCCCCGACCAGCGAGGGTCCGGAGGGGAGCAGCTCGTCCTCAGAGACCAGcaccacagacacaaactga